The Prionailurus viverrinus isolate Anna unplaced genomic scaffold, UM_Priviv_1.0 scaffold_35, whole genome shotgun sequence genome window below encodes:
- the NEUROD2 gene encoding neurogenic differentiation factor 2 — protein MLTRLFSEPGLLSDVPKFASWGDGDDDEPRSDKGDAPPPPPPPPGPGAPGPARASKPVPLRADEVPEAALAEVKEEGELGGEEEEEEEEEEGLDEAEGERPKKRGPKKRKMTKARLERSKLRRQKANARERNRMHDLNAALDNLRKVVPCYSKTQKLSKIETLRLAKNYIWALSEILRSGKRPDLVSYVQTLCKGLSQPTTNLVAGCLQLNSRNFLTEQGADGTGRFHGSGGPFAMHPYPYPCSRLAGAQCQAAGGLGGGAAHALRTHGYCAAYETLYAAAGGGGASPDYNSSEYEGPLSPPLCLNGNFSLKQDSSPDHEKSYHYSMHYSALPGSRPTGHGLVFGSSAVRGGVHSENLLSYDMHLHHDRGPMYEELNAFFHN, from the coding sequence ATGCTGACCCGCCTGTTCAGCGAGCCCGGTCTCCTCTCGGACGTGCCCAAGTTCGCCAGCTGGGGCGACGGCGACGACGACGAACCGAGGAGCGACAAGGGCgacgcgccgccgccgccgccgcctccgccgggGCCCGGGGCTCCGGGGCCAGCACGGGCCTCTAAGCCAGTCCCTCTTCGTGCAGACGAGGTGCCGGAGGCCGCGCTGGCCGAGGTCAAGGAGGAAGGCGAGCTGgggggcgaggaggaggaggaagaggaggaggaggaagggctggACGAGGCAGAGGGCGAGCGGCCCAAGAAACGCGGGCCCAAGAAGCGCAAGATGACCAAGGCGCGCCTGGAGCGCTCCAAGCTGCGGCGGCAGAAGGCGAACGCGCGGGAGCGCAACCGCATGCACGACCTGAACGCGGCGCTGGACAACCTGCGGAAGGTGGTGCCCTGCTACTCCAAGACCCAGAAGCTGTCCAAGATCGAGACGCTGCGCCTAGCCAAGAACTACATCTGGGCGCTCTCGGAGATCCTGCGCTCCGGCAAGCGGCCCGACCTGGTGTCCTACGTGCAGACGCTGTGCAAGGGTCTATCGCAGCCCACCACCAACCTGGTGGCCGGCTGCCTGCAGCTCAACTCGCGCAACTTCCTCACGGAGCAGGGCGCCGACGGCACCGGCCGCTTCCACGGCTCTGGTGGCCCATTTGCCATGCACCCCTACCCGTACCCGTGCTCGCGCCTGGCGGGCGCACAGTGCCAGGCGGCGGGCGGCCTGGGCGGCGGCGCGGCGCACGCCCTGCGGACCCACGGCTACTGCGCCGCCTACGAGACGCTGTATgccgcggcgggcggcggcggcgcgagCCCGGACTATAACAGCTCCGAGTACGAGGGCCCGCTCAGCCCCCCGCTCTGTCTCAACGGCAACTTCTCACTCAAGCAGGACTCGTCGCCCGACCACGAGAAAAGCTACCATTATTCTATGCACTACTCGGCGCTGCCCGGCTCGCGGCCCACGGGCCACGGGCTGGTCTTTGGCTCGTCGGCTGTGCGCGGGGGCGTCCACTCGGAGAATCTCTTGTCTTACGATATGCACCTTCACCACGACCGGGGCCCCATGTACGAGGAGCTCAATGCGTTTTTCCATAACTGA